A window of the Anticarsia gemmatalis isolate Benzon Research Colony breed Stoneville strain chromosome W, ilAntGemm2 primary, whole genome shotgun sequence genome harbors these coding sequences:
- the LOC142985786 gene encoding uncharacterized protein LOC142985786 codes for MCARRGTPKHVYSDCGTNFIGASKILHKEFTEFKQILSPEFFVEIGRLEVEWHFNAPAWPSAGGLWEAAVKSMKYHLKRVLGEQKLTYEEFYTLLTKIEACMYSRPLLPMTEDPDEFYNCLTPGHFLTGGPILSLPLSDYSDSKRIDIRNRWQLTENMLRQFWKCWSNEYLTQLQARSKWNKPTTNLKVGDIVLVKDNNLPPGKWGLGRILDVHPGADGLVRVTTVKTQARIIKRPVVKLSPLPLLGPETSEEKVINDSKLDPTTSVPRKEKTIRKNCLSILFTTIITMSIFISGAN; via the coding sequence ATGTGTGCACGACGCGGAACACCCAAGCACGTCTACTCTGACTGTGGCACTAACTTCATTGGAGCTTCAAAGATCCTGCACAAAGAATTTACAGAGTTCAAGCAAATTCTATCACCGGAGTTCTTTGTTGAAATAGGCAGGTTGGAAGTGGAATGGCACTTCAACGCCCCTGCATGGCCAAGCGCGGGTGGTTTATGGGAAGCCGCTGTCAAATCGATGAAGTACCATCTCAAGCGTGTACTAGGAGAGCAAAAACTTACTTACGAGGAGTTTTATACGTTGCTCACAAAGATCGAAGCTTGTATGTACTCTAGACCACTATTGCCCATGACTGAAGACCCGGATGAATTCTATAATTGTTTGACCCCGGGCCACTTTCTTACTGGTGGACCTATATTGTCGCTACCGCTGTCTGATTACAGTGACTCGAAGCGCATTGATATTCGAAATCGATGGCAGCTAACTGAAAATATGCTGCGACAGTTTTGGAAATGCTGGTCCAATGAGTATTTGACGCAACTACAAGCACGCAGTAAATGGAACAAACCCACTACAAACCTCAAGGTGGGCGACATTGTATTGGTCAAGGACAACAATCTGCCTCCCGGAAAATGGGGTCTCGGCCGTATTCTAGACGTTCATCCCGGTGCTGACGGTCTTGTACGAGTCACCACTGTAAAAACACAAGCTCGAATCATCAAACGACCAGTGGTCAAATTGTCGCCACTACCACTTTTGGGACCTGAAACATCTGAAGAAAAAGTAATCAACGATAGCAAGTTGGACCCTACCACTTCAGTTCCAcggaaagaaaaaacaatacgGAAGAACTGCTTATCGATATTGTTTACTACAATTATTACAATGTCCATATTTATATCGGGCGCAAATTAA
- the LOC142985788 gene encoding uncharacterized protein LOC142985788, translated as MAIGNRNQPNKTSFISYNCRSVMRSIDCVKLLCQTADLIALQETWLMPHDIPLLGGIDRDFAYTGKSAVDTSAGILRGRPYGGVAILWRKSVFKCVSVVECKSVRLAAIKIALENRHFLVFSVYMPTEAIENLTEFTDCLSEMSAIIDSNNEDSAYMLGDFNAHPTALFGKELKLFCCEQNWMCADIDILGSSSDAYSYISDVHGSRSWLDHILVTEAANLSVIDVRIKYNISWSDHFPMELIC; from the coding sequence ATGGCGATCGGGAATCGAAACCAACCAAATAAAACAAGCTTTATAAGCTACAACTGTAGGTCAGTAATGCGATCTATTGACtgtgttaaattattatgtcaaaCAGCTGACTTGATAGCATTACAGGAGACATGGCTCATGCCACACGATATTCCTTTGCTTGGAGGAATAGATCGGGACTTTGCCTATACTGGTAAATCAGCTGTAGATACGTCAGCGGGTATCCTACGAGGGCGGCCGTACGGCGGAGTCGCTATTCTATGGAGGAAAAGTGTTTTTAAGTGTGTGTCGGTTGTCGAGTGCAAAAGTGTACGGCTAGCTGCTATTAAGATAGCGTTAGAAAATAGACATTTTCTAGTTTTTTCGGTGTATATGCCCACAGAGGCAATTGAGAACTTGACGGAATTTACGGACTGTTTAAGTGAGATGAGTGCCATAATAGATAGTAATAATGAAGATTCTGCCTATATGCTAGGGGACTTTAATGCACACCCGACGGCGTTATTTGGTaaggaattaaaattattttgttgtgaacAAAACTGGATGTGTGCGGATATTGACATTTTAGGTAGTAGTTCTGATGCATACTCATACATTAGTGATGTACATGGCTCTAGGTCATGGTTAGACCACATACTGGTAACGGAAGCAGCAAATTTGTCTGTTATTGACGttagaattaaatataacatcTCATGGTCGGACCATTTTCCTATGGAGTTAATATGTTGA